The following coding sequences are from one Solea solea chromosome 11, fSolSol10.1, whole genome shotgun sequence window:
- the LOC131468903 gene encoding keratin, type II cytoskeletal 8-like, which translates to MASTFRTGSTRLSGSRKGGQSVGQSFSSRSYSSGSYGTARASGGPVSRGSMYSFSMSGSGGGGGGGGGGGSSFGSGFGSGGYGLGGGYGGGGGGGGGFGSGGGFGGGGGLGGGGGAGGFGGGGGGGFGGGCVPITAVTVNQSLLAPLNLEIDPNIQTVRTQEKEQIKTLNNRFASFIDKVRFLEQQNKMLETKWSLLQDQTTSRSNIDAMFEAYIANLRRQLDGLGNEKVKLEGELRNMQGLVEDFKNKYEDEINKRASVENEFVLLKKDVDGAYMNKVELEAKVDSLQDEINFLRSVYEAELRELQGQIKDTSVIVEMDNSRNLDMDSIVAEVRSQYEDIANRNRADTEGWYKQRVTEMQSTANQSGDSLRQTKSDIAELNRMISRLQNEIEAVKAQRTNLEAQIAEAEERGELAVKDAKARMRDLEEALQRAKQDMARQVREYQELMNVKLALDIEIATYRKLLEGEESRIGSGGGEAIIHIQSSTTSYGASSGGGGGGFGGGGGGFGGSMGGGSFGSGSGFGGGGGGGGSYGGGYFGGGSGGYGGSSSGGGYGGGSSSSVISSRTSIQRH; encoded by the exons ATGGCATCCACCTTCCGTACTGGAAGTACTCGTTTGTCTGGTAGCCGTAAAGGAGGGCAATCAGTAGGGCAATCATTTTCCTCAAGGTCCTATTCTAGTGGCTCATATGGCACCGCACGTGCTTCAGGGGGTCCAGTGTCTAGGGGAAGTATGTATAGCTTTTCCATGAGTGGCAGCGGCGGCGGGGGCGGCGGGGGCGGCGGTGGCGGTAGTAGCTTCGGCAGTGGTTTTGGATCTGGAGGTTATGGTTTGGGTGGAGGttatggtggtggtggcggtggcgGTGGAGGTTTTGGTAGCGGTGGAGGTTTTGGTGGCGGTGGAGgtttgggtggtggtggtggcgctGGAGGTTtcggtggtggtggcggtggagGTTTTGGGGGTGGATGTGTTCCAATCACAGCAGTCACAGTCAACCAGAGCCTACTGGCCCCCCTGAACCTTGAGATCGACCCCAACATTCAGACTGTCCGAACCCAGGAGAAAGAACAGATCAAGACTCTGAACAACCGCTTTGCGAGCTTCATTGACAAG GTTCGTTTCCTGGAGCAGCAGAACAAAATGCTGGAGACCAAATGGAGTCTGCTGCAGGACCAGACCACCAGCCGCTCAAACATTGACGCCATGTTTGAGGCCTACATCGCCAACCTGCGCAGACAGCTGGATGGACTTGGCAATGAGAAGGTGAAGTTAGAGGGAGAGCTGAGAAACATGCAAGGACTGGTCGAAGACTTCAAGAACAA atatGAAGATGAAATCAACAAGCGTGCTAGTGTGGAGAATGAATTTGTCCTCCTCAAGAAG GATGTAGATGGTGCCTACATGAACAAAGTCGAGCTGGAAGCCAAAGTCGATTCCCTTCAAGATGAGATTAACTTCCTCAGAAGTGTCTATGAGGCT GAGCTGCGTGAGCTTCAAGGCCAGATCAAGGACACATCTGTCATTGTGGAGATGGATAACAGCCGCAACCTGGACATGGATTCGATTGTGGCAGAAGTCAGGAGTCAATATGAAGACATTGCCAATCGCAACCGTGCAGACACAGAGGGGTGGTATAAACAAAGG GTCACAGAGATGCAGTCCACAGCAAATCAGTCTGGAGATAGCCTTCGCCAGACAAAGAGCGATATTGCTGAACTCAACCGTATGATTAGCCGCCTCCAGAATGAAATTGAGGCAGTCAAAGCACAG CGTACAAACCTGGAGGCTCAGATTGCTGAGGCTGAGGAGCGTGGAGAGCTGGCTGTGAAGGATGCCAAGGCCCGCATGAGAGACCTGGAAGAAGCCCTGCAGAGAGCCAAACAAGACATGGCCCGCCAGGTCCGTGAATACCAGGAGCTCATGAATGTCAAGTTGGCTCTGGACATCGAGATTGCCACCTACAGGAAACTTCTGGAAGGAGAAGAATCCAG AATTGGCAGTGGTGGCGGAGAGGCAATCATCCACATACAGTCCTCAACCACCAGTTATG GTGCTAGCAgtggaggaggcggcggcggctttggaggcggcggcggcggctttGGAGGCAGCATGGGAGGAGGCAGCTTTGGCAGCGGCAGCGGATttggtggtggcggcggcggcggcggcagctaTGGCGGCGGCTATTTCGGCGGTGGCAGCGGCGGCTATGGCGGCAGTAGCAGCGGCGGCGGCTATGGCggtggtagcagcagcagcgtgatcAGCTCAAGGACCTCCATTCAACGCCATTAA
- the LOC131468906 gene encoding keratin, type II cytoskeletal 8-like, whose amino-acid sequence MASTFRTGSTRLSGSRKGGQSVGQSFSSRSYSSGSCGTARASGGPVSRGSMYSFSMSGGGGSGGGGGGSSFGSGFGSGGYGLGGGYGGGGGGGGGYGGGGGGSFCSGGGFGGRGSAGGFGGGGGGGFGGGCVPITAVTVNQSLLAPLNLEIDPNIQTVRTQEKEQIKTLNNRFVSFIDKVRFLEQQNKMLETKWSLLQDQTTSRSNIDAMFEAYIANLRRQLDGLGNEKVKLEGELRNMQGLVEDFKNKYEDEINKRASVENEFVLLKKDVDGAYMNKVELEAKVDSLQDEINFLRSVYEAELRELQGQIKDTSVIVEMDNSRNLDMDAIVAEVRSQYEDIANRNRADTEAWYKQRVTEMQSTANQSGDSLRQTKSDIAELNRMISRLQNEIEAVKAQHVNLEAQIAEAEERGELAVKDAKARMRDLEEALQRAKQDMARQVREYQELMNVKLALDIEIATYRKLLEGEESRIGSGGGEAIIHIQSSTTNYGASSGGGGGYGGGMGGGFGCGGGFGGSGFGGGMGGGGGGSYGGGGSSGGYGGGSSGGYGGGSSGGYGGGSSGCYGGGSSGGGYGGGSSSSMISSRTSISRH is encoded by the exons ATGGCATCCACCTTCCGTACTGGAAGTACTCGTTTGTCTGGCAGCCGTAAAGGAGGGCAATCAGTAGGGCAATCATTTTCCTCAAGGTCCTATTCTAGTGGCTCATGTGGCACCGCACGTGCTTCAGGGGGTCCAGTGTCTAGGGGAAGTATGTATAGTTTTTCCATGAGTGGCGGGGGCGGCAGTGGCGGTGGCGGTGGCGGTAGTAGCTTCGGCAGTGGTTTTGGATCTGGAGGTTATGGTTTGGGTGGAGGttatggtggtggtggcggtggcgGTGGAGGttatggtggtggtggcggtggaTCTTTTTGTAGCGGTGGAGGTTTTGGTGGTCGTGGTAGCGCTGGAGGTTtcggtggtggtggcggtggagGTTTTGGGGGTGGATGTGTCCCAATCACAGCAGTCACAGTCAACCAGAGCCTACTGGCCCCCCTGAACCTTGAGATCGACCCCAACATTCAGACTGTCCGAACCCAGGAGAAAGAACAGATCAAGACTCTGAACAACCGCTTTGTGAGCTTCATTGACAAG GTTCGTTTCCTGGAGCAGCAGAACAAAATGCTGGAGACCAAATGGAGTCTGCTGCAGGACCAGACCACCAGCCGCTCAAACATTGACGCCATGTTTGAGGCCTACATCGCCAACCTGCGCAGACAGCTGGATGGACTTGGCAATGAGAAGGTGAAGTTAGAGGGAGAGCTGAGAAACATGCAAGGACTGGTCGAAGACTTCAAGAACAA atatGAAGATGAAATCAACAAGCGTGCTAGTGTGGAGAATGAATTTGTCCTCCTCAAGAAG GATGTAGATGGTGCCTACATGAACAAAGTCGAGCTGGAAGCCAAAGTCGATTCCCTTCAAGATGAGATTAACTTCCTCAGAAGTGTCTATGAGGCT GAGCTGCGTGAGCTTCAAGGCCAGATCAAGGACACATCTGTCATTGTGGAGATGGATAACAGCCGCAACCTGGACATGGATGCGATTGTGGCAGAAGTCAGGAGTCAATATGAAGACATTGCCAATCGCAACCGTGCAGACACAGAGGCGTGGTATAAACAAAGG GTCACAGAGATGCAGTCCACAGCAAATCAGTCTGGAGATAGCCTTCGCCAGACAAAGAGCGATATTGCTGAACTCAACCGTATGATTAGCCGCCTCCAGAATGAAATTGAGGCAGTCAAAGCACAG CATGTAAACCTGGAGGCTCAGATTGCTGAGGCTGAGGAGCGTGGAGAGCTGGCTGTGAAGGATGCCAAGGCCCGCATGAGAGACCTGGAAGAAGCCCTGCAGAGAGCCAAACAAGACATGGCCCGCCAGGTCCGTGAATACCAGGAGCTCATGAATGTCAAGTTGGCTCTGGACATCGAGATTGCCACCTACAGGAAACTTCTGGAAGGAGAAGAATCCAG AATTGGCAGTGGTGGCGGAGAGGCAATCATCCACATACAGTCCTCAACCACCAATTATG GTGCTAGCAGTGGAGGCGGCGGCGGCTATGGAGGCGGCATGGGAGGCGGCTTTGGCTGCGGCGGCGGCTTTGGCGGCAGCGGATTTGGTGGTGGCAtgggaggcggcggcggcggcagctaTGGCGGCGGCGGTAGCAGCGGCGGCTATGGCGGCGGTAGCAGCGGCGGCTATGGCGGCGGTAGCAGCGGCGGCTATGGCGGCGGTAGCAGCGGCTGCTATGGCGGCGGTAGCAGCGGCGGCGGCTATGGCggtggtagcagcagcagcatgatcaGCTCAAGGACCTCCATTAGCCGCCATTAA
- the zgc:171775 gene encoding STKc_p38 domain-containing protein, whose amino-acid sequence MECPVKDSPVRPGYHRSEIQKITWDVPERYMTLRSIGSGAYGSVCSATDQKTKEKVAIKKLYRPFQSVIHAKRAYRELRLLRHIQHENVICLLDVFTPDSTLEKFQTFYLVMPFVAQDLGHIMKRKRLSDRIITYLFYQLLKGLKYIHSAGIIHRDLKPGNLAVSENCELKILDFGLARHTESEMTGYVVTRWYRAPEIIFNWMHYSQTVDVWSAACILAEMITGQVLFPGHDSIDQLKKILRLTGTPDSSLVQKMQSKDAQSYMEGLPAQKKKNFKEVFPSMDANALDLLEGMLLLDPEMRPTAKQGLSHPFLAEYHDPESEADSEPYDDSFESLELAVGEWKSLIHMEIMTFDPDDPSKTAM is encoded by the exons ATGGAGTGTCCTGTGAAGGATTCCCCTGTCAGACCCGGGTATCATAGATCGGAGATCCAGAAAATCACGTGGGACGTCCCGGAGAGGTACATGACGCTTCGGTCCATCGGCTCCGGAGCTTACGGGAGTGTTTG CTCTGCCACTGACCAGAAGACCAAGGAGAAGGTGGCAATCAAGAAGCTTTATCGGCCTTTCCAGTCAGTCATCCACGCCAAGCGTGCCTACAGGGAGCTCAGGCTGCTCCGCCACATCCAGCATGAAAAT GTGATCTGCCTCCTTGACGTCTTCACACCGGATTCCACTCTGGAAAAATTCCAAACCTT tTATTTAGTAATGCCATTTGTAGCCCAGGACCTGGGCCACATTATGAAGAGGAAGAGATTAAGTGATCGCATTATCACGTACCTTTTCTACCAGCTTCTTAAAGGACTCAAG TACATCCATTCTGCAGGGATCATTCATCGG gaTTTGAAGCCTGGTAACCTTGCAGTGAGTGAGAACTGTGAATTAAAG ATCCTGGATTTTGGCTTGGCTAGACATACAGAGAGTGAAATGACTGGTTATGTGGTGACACGTTGGTACAGAGCACCAGAGATCATCTTCAACTGGATGCACTACAGTCAAACAG TGGATGTCTGGTCAGCTGCCTGCATCCTGGCCGAGATGATTACAGGTCAGGTACTTTTCCCAGGACATGACA GTATTGATCAGCTGAAAAAGATCCTCCGCCTGACAGGAACACCAGACTCCTCCCTGGTTCAAAAGATGCAGAGTAAAGAT GCACAGTCATATATGGAAGGTCTCCCtgcacaaaagaagaagaactttaAAGAAGTGTTTCCGTCGATGGATGCAAATG CTCTAGATTTATTGGAGGGGATGTTGCTGCTGGACCCGGAGATGAGGCCGACAGCTAAACAAGGACTGTCTCACCCCTTCCTGGCTGAGTACCACGACCCAGAGAGTGAGGCAGACTCAGAGCCTTATGATGACTCCTTCGAGAGCCTAGAACTCGCTGTTGGCGAGTGGAAGA GTCTAATCCACATGGAGATCATGACTTTTGACCCTGACGACCCCAGTAAAACAGCCATGTAG